The nucleotide window agagaactaagcacatagaggTAGACTGTCACTTTGTGAGGGACAAAATTCAAGATGGTCTTATTATACTGCATCACGTTTCCACCAATACATAGTTGGCGGATATCCTAACCAAAGCTCTCACAGAGATTAAACATTCTGCTATTCTTGGCAAGTTGGCAGTGAGTTCCTCACCTCTAACTtcggggtggggtggggggtatTGAGACTTAcattgtatttgtatttatatatGTTAGTTAGGTTCGTTAGGGGTAGTTTTGTACTTTCACCTACTAGTCAGATATGTGGTCATTCGTATGTATATAACCTGTACATTGAGATATTTTGTAAAACACATAAATTATTTTCAGATCTAGAACATTCCTTCTCTCTCATCATCTCATCCGTTTATGGCGGATATCTCCACCATGAGAACACACAGATTCAAcacttgaattttaaattaacaGTTCAAaaatttgggacacttaatcctgAATTTTTAATTAGCAGCTTAAAAATTTAGGACACTAACAACTCAAAAATTCGGGATGCATAAGTTCAGGATATTTAGTTATGaatagtggtggcaaaatggtttTAAAAAACAGTTAACCATCCATATAATCtactaaaaatgggttggataatgaactttttaaaaacaggtcaaatatggataagaactatattatccatttagaaaatgaataatcatggataactaatgagtttaacttttatatttgtaaagtcTCAAATTGAGGGTTCCTCAAGTTAGAGAATCTAGTAATTCTCCCAAAAATAGTCATATTCAAGAAGTTAACCATATTATCCATATTAAATATTATTCGGGTCAgctaatttattcatttttttcattACCCACTTTTAACCTGACTTATATCCCATCCGACCCATTTGTTTGCCATTAAATACATGGAGTATAAATTATGGATAAATAGCAAAAAAATAGTAGGCTTAAAAGTGGCTACTGGTGCAATACTCCGTCGTTATTCTGCAGCCGAACTGCCCAGTTGTCGACTTCTATTAGCACCAAAGCCCAACACAGCAAATAATAGAAGTATACTAGAGAAGAATCAAGATTCAGCGGCGACACACTTTCACAGGTAAAACGGAGAAGGACGAAGGAGAAATCTGCAACTGAAACATACAGAAATGGGATTGAAAATTGGAGGAAGAGTTCAAAAAGTGAACGGAAGAGAAGTTAGTTACGGTGAGTTTGTGGAGAAATATATGGCCCAAAACCAACCTGTGGTTCTTACTGGACTTATGGACGATTGGAGGGCTTGCAAGGACTGGGTCTCTCCTAATGGAAAACCTAATCTTCACTTTATCTCCACCCATTTTGGGAAATCCAAAGTTCAGGTAAGataggatttttttttcttccaattatatatttttggtttGTGGTCACTGGTCACCCCTGCTGGTGATTTGCAGGTTGCGGATTGTGGGACCAGAGAGTTCACTGATCAGAAGAGAATAGAAATGACTGTTTCTGAATTCGTTGATCATTGGCTTCATCTTTCTTCTGCTAATAATGGTGGTAACTGTGACTGTGGTGCTGCTGGCAAGCCtttattatatttgaaagattggCATTTTGTAAAGGTATCAACTTTGGATCCGCCTTGTATTAATTTATCGATAAGTTAAGACCTTTACTACCTCCATCCGTTTAAAGAGAATTTGTATAGTACTATATCTTATGGTTGTCTCCTGCTGCTAAGTGTAAATTTAGCAGATTTTACATGTTTCTCTTGCTGATTTAGAAAAATTGTAATTTCTTTTAGGAGTATCCGGAGTATATTGCATACAGAACTCCCGTGGACTTTTCTGATGACTGGCTGAATCTTTATCTTGACAAATTTCATATGCATAATGATCCTGATACATACAGTGAGAGAAATGAAATAAGTTGCTCTGACTATCGTTTTGTATACATGGGAGCAAAAGGTTTGACCATAGGCGCGATAAATTCTTTCTTGTAAGACATGGTTGTTATTTTCCATGGCTCTAGCTATGAATTAGTTTGCTTTTCAATCAAATACCTAGTACTTTCGGGAAGTGTTTAATGTTTTGAAATGGATACAGGAACATGGACACCTCTTCATGCTGATGTATTCAGGTCATACAGTTGGTCTGCAAATGTCTGTGGAAAAAAGCAGTGGTATTTTCTGCCTCCAAGTCAACATCACTTGGTTTTTGACAGGTAATACTACATCTTTTTGTGTTCTATGGGCTTTCTTCagaccctttttcttttcctgcCAACATTGTTCCTTGGGCTTTGGAAATGAGATTAAGTTGAAACTGTGAATGTTTGGAAAACATTGTCTTAGTGACTCGGAAAGCAATGCACACTGCTGAATTTCTAGTGTCCAGATCCAAAACAGATGTCCCATATCAACTCAAACATGTAATCTCAGCGTTGATAACTATTAACTTGTAATGCCACTTATGATTGGTTAAAAGAAGCAAAAGCTTCCTTGTTTTGCTATAAGTATTTTACTGAAACAGGGAAAATGATGTTAATGGGACGAATGATGCTTCCTTGTTCTGCCAGTTCATATAATGTATACTCTTTGTTGATTCAGGAATATGAAAAGTACCGTATATAACATTTTTGCCGATGTTTCTCAATCAAAATTTCCTGGATTTGAAAAGGTAAGTTACTAATTACTTTTCCTATGTAGTATGTCTCTATGGCAATTCTTTCTTGGGATTCAAAAT belongs to Nicotiana tabacum cultivar K326 chromosome 6, ASM71507v2, whole genome shotgun sequence and includes:
- the LOC107829762 gene encoding arginine-specific demethylase JMJ20 isoform X2 is translated as MGLKIGGRVQKVNGREVSYGEFVEKYMAQNQPVVLTGLMDDWRACKDWVSPNGKPNLHFISTHFGKSKVQVADCGTREFTDQKRIEMTVSEFVDHWLHLSSANNGGNCDCGAAGKPLLYLKDWHFVKEYPEYIAYRTPVDFSDDWLNLYLDKFHMHNDPDTYSERNEISCSDYRFVYMGAKGTWTPLHADVFRSYSWSANVCGKKQWYFLPPSQHHLVFDRNMKSTVYNIFADVSQSKFPGFEKAVWWECTQEENEVIFVPSGWYHQVHNLWDLLLKDYTEASDYIEDLKGCDDFEELCQRNLAANTGMNFYDFFIFIVRFAFANVVLLHKLAHGKKEPNQKSSEMIQHIYFNLESIRSIAVKMKNIDAGNRQGVLLDLRKNLEDHSFIELYAAVGKTYELIHEQSEVTQALSQCKELTFSSLIGSQVQSSEDLVTFIDDALTELGGAFSG
- the LOC107829762 gene encoding arginine-specific demethylase JMJ20 isoform X1 — protein: MGLKIGGRVQKVNGREVSYGEFVEKYMAQNQPVVLTGLMDDWRACKDWVSPNGKPNLHFISTHFGKSKVQVADCGTREFTDQKRIEMTVSEFVDHWLHLSSANNGGNCDCGAAGKPLLYLKDWHFVKEYPEYIAYRTPVDFSDDWLNLYLDKFHMHNDPDTYSERNEISCSDYRFVYMGAKGTWTPLHADVFRSYSWSANVCGKKQWYFLPPSQHHLVFDRNMKSTVYNIFADVSQSKFPGFEKAVWWECTQEENEVIFVPSGWYHQVHNLEDTISINHNWFNGYNLSWVWDLLLKDYTEASDYIEDLKGCDDFEELCQRNLAANTGMNFYDFFIFIVRFAFANVVLLHKLAHGKKEPNQKSSEMIQHIYFNLESIRSIAVKMKNIDAGNRQGVLLDLRKNLEDHSFIELYAAVGKTYELIHEQSEVTQALSQCKELTFSSLIGSQVQSSEDLVTFIDDALTELGGAFSG